The region GCAATAATAATACGCTCGCGAGTGGTACGAAACGTTTCGTCAAAAGTCATGCCTACCGAGCGCTCACTAGGCGTGTAACCGGGTCTTTCAGCATTGGTACTGTCGGCCAGCAGGACTAGTACCCCCTGATCCCCTAATTCGGCAAACTTGTGAAAATCTGTAACTTTACCATCCACTGGCGTTTGGTCTAGCTTAAAGTCGCCCGTGTGGACGATAGTACCGATAGGTGTTTTGATGGATAGTGCCACAGCGTCGGCGATACTGTGACTCACGCGGATGAAACCAACTTTAAAGATACCGATATCGATTTGGTCGCCTGGCTTTACCGGTATTAATTTTTCTCCGGCTACATTGTTTTCTCGTAGCCGTCCTTCCAAAATGCCCAGCGTTAATGGCGTGCCGTATACCGGGACATTTAGCTGCTTAAGGACATACGGAAGAGCCCCAATATGGTCTTCGTGCCCATGAGTCAGAACGATAGCCCGGACAAAATCCTTGTTTTCCAAAAGGTAGGTAATGTCTGGAATGACCAGATCAATACCCAGCATATCGTCTTCGGGAAACGCCAGCCCAGAATCTATCACCAGAATATCGTCACCATAGCGGATGACTGTCATGTTTTTGCCGATTTCCCCTAAACCGCCAAGCGGAATAATTTGAATTTTCTGCGGTTGTTTGGCCAAAAAAAGCTACACCTCCAAGATATTCCAATCAATTATTATCCGCCGCCCACTAAGTAAAAATAAAAATACGCCCGTTCCATCCACTTGGTTTTCATTATACAATATTTGCTAGCATATAACAAGTAGAAAACCTTGTGCCTACGGTTATTATACGCAAATCCCCCTCAGCAATACAAACCGCTCATCTCAAAGAGATGAGCGGTCAATGTTTTTACCATCCGTATTTATACCAGAACGCCTAAATCCCGCATGGCCTTTTGGATTTGTTCCCGTTCCGCTACCGTCGGTGGAACCAAAGGCAGCCGGAGCGGACCGGCGTTTAGCCCGATAAGGTTGACGGCTGTTTTAATAGGAATCGGATTGGTCGTTACAAAAATTACCTTAAAGAAAGGCATCAATTCGAGATGAATGGCCTGTGCCTTCGCCAGATTGCCACTAAAGAAAGCGGCAATCATCTCCTGCATGCGAGTGCCTACGATGTGAGAAGCTACACTGATAATGCCAGCGCCGCCAACGGCCAGTATGGGCAAAGTAAGGCTGTCATCGCCGCTGTACACTAAGAAATCACTAGGAGTAATGCGGACAATTTCTGATACTTGATCTAAACTGCCGCTTGCCTCTTTTACGGCTACAATGTTTTTGATTTCGGCCAGCCTGGCAATGGTAGCCGGTAAGATATTCGAACCGGTACGTCCGGGAACATTGTAGACAATCAGCGGCAACGCCGTTTCTTCGGCAATGGCCTTAAAGTGCTGGTAATATCCCTCTTGCGGCGGTTTGTTGTAATATGGGCCGACCAGCATTGCGCCATGAACACCAAGTTTTTCCGCCTCTTTTGTCAGGGCAATGGACGCGCGCGTATCATTGGAGCCCGTACCGGCAATAACGGTAGCTTTGTCGCCGACAGCTTCCAGAACAGTTGCGTACAGCTTGATTTTTTCTTCTTTGCTTAATGTTGCCGATTCCCCGGTGCTGCCGGCCACGACCAACCCGTCAGAACCGTTGGCTACAAGATATTTGGCCAGCTCGGCCGCCGCCTTATAGTTTACGCTGTAGTCATCATTAAACGGCGTCACCATCGCCGTGAGTACCCGCCCGAAGTTTTTCATAAAATTCCCTCCTCTTCAATTCGCCAGACCGAATTTTTCGTGAAGCGCCACTACGGCTTTATTAACATCCGCCTTTTTAACTAAAACGGAAATAGATGTATGCGAATCAACGGTTTGTAAAATAGGTATATTATTCCTGGACAAGGCTTCGACAAAGCTGGCCATTACCCCCGGTACTTCCCGCATACCACCGCCGACCACCGAAACTTTGGCACAGTCACCGACCATCTCCACGGCATAACCCAGACTGCGCAACTTGGCAGCTGCTTTTTCTGCCACATCTTCCATAACCGTAAACATAATTTGCCCAGGATGGACATTGATTAGGTCAACACTGATGCCACTGTCGGCCATGGCCTTAAACACTTTGAAGCTCTCATTGTGGGTGGTGGCTGCATCCAAAGTAATTTTGATCTGCGCAATATTCGGCAGGTACGTTACGCCGGTAGCCACTTTATCTGCAACGGCTGTTTCCTGCGTGTCGCCTTTTGCTGTGCTCGTTATTAAGGTGCCGGGAGCGTTAGAAAAAGTAGATTTAACCACTAACGGTATGTTTTTTTGCATTGCGATTTCCACGGCCCGCGGATGAATGACTTTTGCTCCCTGATGCGCTAACTGGCACACTTCGGCGTAAGTAATGGAATCTAAAATTTTAGCGTTGGTCACTATGCGCGGATCAGCAGTCATGATTCCGTCGACATCTGTGTATATCTCAACCATTTCGGCATTGAGAGCCGCTCCCAAAGCCGCCGCCGTAGTATCACTTCCTCCCCGCCCAAGCGTCGTGAATTCACCGTCGACAGTAACGCCCTGAAAGCCGCAAACCACTGGCGTTTTGCCCATCCTGAGCAAGCCCATCAATCGTGAAGGATCAACTTTTAAAATTCGACTGTTATTGAAATTATTATCGGTAATAACACCGGCCTGACCGCCGGTCAGCATGACCGCATCAATACCAGCTGCTTGCAGCGTGCCTGTCATGACTACCGCGGAGATGATTTCACCGCAATACATAATCAGATCTAGTTCGCGGGCAGCAATATGTTTGTATGCGGAGCGGGCAAGGTCAATCAGGGTATCGGTAGCATAATGGTCCCCTTTCCGCCCCATAGCGGAAACCACTACGACAGGACTAAACCCTTGCTCCATTGCGCTGTGAATTTTTTGGACAACAAGTTCTCTAACCTGGGAGGATGCGACCGAAGTCCCTCCAAATTTTTGCACAATTATACGCATCCGTCACACCTCATACTAATTTATGGTCAATCATGTACTCAGCAATTTGCAAGGCATTTAGGGCCGCTCCTTTGCGGATTTGATCCCCCACTACCCACATGTTGAGCCCATAAGTGACCGACTTATCGGGGCGAAGCCTGCCGACAAACACTTCATCGCGATTAGATGTATAAAGTGGCATTGGATAGAGCATTTCGGCGGGGTCATCCTGCACGATAACACCGGGAAAAGCGGCAAGGGCACTGCGTGCTTCCTCAACCGAGAGCGGCCCCGCTAATTCTAGGTTAATGGCTTCGGAATGACTGCGGTAAACAGGTACGCGAACCGTTGTAGCCGTAATGGCAATGCTATAATCGTTGAAAATTTTATGGGTTTCATGAACCATTTTCATTTCTTCTTTAGTGTAACCGTCTTCAACGAAAACATCAATCTGCGGTATCAGGTTAAAAGCAATCTGGTAGTGTTTGGGCAGGCTAGCGCTAGGCAGGATACGAGCCTCGACCGGGCGGTCTTCCATTATTGCCTTTACCTGGTCGGTTAATTCGTCGATAGCCTCTTTGCCGGCTCCGGAAACAGCCTGATAAGTAGAAACAACAACCCGTTTGATTTTTACTCGGTCGTAAATCGGTTTTAAGGCCATAGCCATAATAATCGTCGAGCAGTTTGGGTTGGCAATAATGCCTCTGTGATTTTTAATTGCTTCCGGATTTACTTCCGGGACAACAAGCGGTACATCGGGATCCATCCGGAAAGTGCTGGAATTGTCTATCACGACGGCGCCAGCTTTAACGGCTTCCGGAGCAAAAACCTTGCTGGCCGGTCCCCCGGCAAAAAGAGCAATTTGCACGTCTTTGAACGATTCGGCTTTTGCTTCTTCGACAGTATATGTTTCGCCCAAAACTTGCATCTGTTTGCCGGCAGACCTTTCGGAAGCAAGTAATTTTAACTTCCCCACCGGAAACTTACGCTCTTCAATTAGCTTAATAAATTCCTGTCCTACCGCACCGGTCGCTCCCAAGATTGCAACATTGTATTTCATAACTCTCGCCTCCTATTACTCAGTTCACTTCATAATGTTTTCCAGTCCGTAGACAAGTCCGTCGACGGTTAAAACCCGCTTGCACGCCAACAACACACCCGGCATGAAAGACTCACGGGAAATGGAATCATGGCGAATCGTTAACGTCTGCCCAAGACCACCGAAGATAACCTCTTGATGAGCCACATATCCGGGCAGTCGCACACTATGGATACGAATGCCTTCAAAATTGCCGCCACGGGAACCAGCCAGTTTTTCCACCTCGGCAGGATGTCCCTGATGCATACTGCCACGGTTCTGCATGATTAGCTCGGCCGTTCGCAGCGCTGTTCCTGACGGTGCATCCAGTTTTTGGTCGTGGTGCAGCTCAATAATTTCCACATGGGGGAAATATTTCGCAGCTTCCTGCGCCAGTTGCATCATAAGCACTGCGCCCACGGAAAAATTCGGGGAAATAATCGCATTTACACGACTTTGCTTGCATAATTCCCTTACTTCAGACACATCGGCCTCGCTAAGACCGGTAGTGCCGACTACGGGACAAACACCGTTTTTAATTGCGATACGGATATTGTTCATTACCGTATCGGGGTTTGTAAAATCAACCATAACCTGGGGTTTGGTTTCGTTAATGACCGTTTGCAGGTCGTTGCCAACGGTTACACCTATTTTGCCTGCACCGATCAGTTCACCGACATCATCAAAATTGGACTTGATGTCTACCGCACCTACAATGCTGAGTTGTTCGTCCCTATGTACTGCCTTCAAAACTTCGCGACCCATCTTCCCATAAGCTCCACACACCATTACCCGAATCATTACCTTTCACCTCCTATAAAAATAAGAAGCAGCCGGTGAACGCTATCTCACCGGCTGCCACTAGCAGACAGCCTTAAAGGGAACAAGAAACACTGGTGTTTCCCCGCCCTTAGTTGAGATAGCGCTCCACCAAAATTAACTTTGGTGACAGTGTTACACCTGTTCGGCGCAACACCAGCACGAAAGCTTGGCACTCTTTCGTACTTCGGCGGTCATCCCTTTCCTTTCAGATCCTGGACGCCACTCTCCCTGAAAGTACTCTTGAGGACCGCACCTCTACTCACCCTGCGCAGGTTTATTATTCATTTTACGTTCATTGTATAATAATGGTTACACCAGTGTCAAACATATTTAAAAAAATTTATTATTTTTCCTACCGGGCATTATGACTTTCTACGTCCCGAGCACCATTTTGCCGGAGAACTTGGGCCGCTTGCTGTACTTTCGTCGCATCAGACCGGATTACCGCTAAAATTCCGCCTTCAGCAACATGCTGCTCATAGCGCCGGCTCACCTCTGCCGGAATACCCCAGTCGATCAACCCTCCGGCAATACCCCCTGCTACCGCGCCGCTCAATGCCGCGGCAATAGGTCCGGCAGCAACGATCGGTCCAATACCAGGAATAGCAAGCGCTCCTGCCCCTACCATGAGACCGCCGATCCCACCCAATGTTCCGCCGGTAAGAGCGCCATCGGTAATATCGTCATCAACAAATTCAGTGTTATTTTGCCTTTTACGTTCTTTGGAGACAACATTGATTTCTTCCGTAGAAAACCCCTGGTTACGCAGTTCGCTTACCGCTTTTTCAGCCTGTTGGTGGGAATCAAAGACCCCGATAACCATTTTTACATTCTGACCACCGGTGCCAGTTTTAGCGGCTTGACCTTGAACAGCCGATTGTGTCACTGCCTGCGACTGCATGGATGTAGTTTGAGTCTTGGCATAACTTGTAACAACATTGTTTGTTGTACCTTGATTTTGTTGATTTGTATTGTTTGGTGCCATGGTATGCCCTCCTAACATTAATTGTATTACAATTTAATGTTAGTCTTCCCACCATCGCTTTTAATATTCGTCTTCGTAACGCTCGCGTCGCATACTACCAGCGTACAGGCGGTCAATGGCGTTGTTCAAGTCGACAATAACGACCTCATCGCCAATCCGTTTAATGGCATGCCACGGAATTGTCGAACTCCGGTTGTCACTGAAGAAACTGAATAACCCGCCACGGGTAGGTAATATTAGAGCGTTTATCCGCCCGGTTTTACTATCAAAAGTTAATTCACATTCATCAATTATGCCGAGACGGGTACCGTCACCAAGATTAATTACTTCTTTCCCTGATAGTTCACTTAGACGCATAGTATCCTCCCTCTATAAGTTCTATTTATGTAAAAGAAGGTAGAGTTTTAGAAACAGCGGCTGAATAATGGCTACGCCCAAGGAAATTAGCGCCAACGGGTCGATAGCGACAGTCAAAAGTCCCACCGTTGAAGGTATTTCCAATTTTAAAAAAGACACAAGCATAATCAGTGAAAGATATATTCCGCCTGCGGTCGCCACCAGTTCCTGTACGGCAAGCGAAACCGGCGACGGTTTGGTCTTGTTTTCATCAAGCATTTGCCGGAAACGGCACGCCCTAAGCCACAATGACCATGCTATTAGCAGCGTAAGAAGGATAATAAGGCCAATGGCATACATGTAGTCCCCCCCTACATACTTCTAACAAATGGATATGCAGAGAGACAAAATTTATGTCAAAAAGAAAAAACGGCCAAATGGCCGCTGTCTATGTTCCCGTGCTTCCTATTCCTCCTATCCTGGTAGCTCCTGCTATACGGTCGTTGTCAACCAACATGTATTTATTAAAAATGCCCTGCGCAATACGCGTTCCTTTCGCAATTTGCACCGCTTGCGTCCCATGATTGAATACTGCGAGGATAATATGTCCTTCGTTGGTTGGATTATTATAATAATCGGCGTCAATAATACCTTGACCATTAATCAGACTTAAACCGTGCTTGACGGCCAGGCTTGACCGGATATGAATGCTCAAATACTCATCTGGCAGCATATAGGCTTTTAACCCGGTCGGAATAAGCGTAACCGTCTGAGGCGCAGCAACGACATCCTCCGCGGCTGCGAAATCATAACCGGCACTGGCCGCTGTCTGCCGCCGCGGAAGCACAATGCCTTTGTCAATATAGCTCGATACTATTTCAAAACCTCTTTGGCGCATGAACTTACTCCTAAATTTTTAATTCCGGCAATGCCATTTCTTTTACAGGCCCCAAGGTAGTCAGCGACAACGCGCCGGAACCAAACAACCTATTAATGATGTTTCGCAGATCGTCCGCCGTAACTTGGTCAATCTTTTCAACCACTTCATCCAGGGTTATATATTTGCCAAGCGTAATTTCCATTTTACCAATTCGCGACATGCGGCTACTGGAACTCTCTAGACCTAAAAGCAGGTTGCCTTTAAGCTGTTCTTTGGCCCTAACCAATTCTTCGTCCGAAACCCCGTTAGCCTTTAAATCTGCCAGATTTTGCAAAATGATTTCCAGAACTTGCGGCGCATTGGCCGGACGGGTGCCCGCGTAAACAGTAAATAACCCGGCATCACTGTAATTAGTTTGATAGGAATAGACAGAGTAAGCAAGACCGCGCTCCTCGCGAATTGTTTGAAAGAGTCTTGAGCTAATCCCGCCACCCAAAATGTTATTTAAAACATGAACAGCATATATTTCCGGGGCGTCTTGCGGAACACTTGCCGCACTAAGACAAAGGTGAACCTGTTCCGTTTCCTTGGGACACACCTTACTCACAGGTGTAAATGTAGGCTTATCCAAAATAAGTTGTCGTTTTGTTCCCGTCAAGTGTCCAAGATAACGCTCTGCTAATTCGACCAGTTCGTCATGAGCCAGGTTACCGGCCGCAGTAACGACGATGTTATCTGGACGGTAAAAATCATCATAATAGTCAAGTACCCGTCGCTGGTCAAATCTACTAATAGAAGACAATGTGCCCAAGATATTACGCCCTAAGGGATGACCAGGCCAAACGTGATCAAGATGCAAATCATGCACTAGTTCGTCGGGTGAGTCCTCGTACATCTTAACTTCTTCCAAGACTACTTCGCGTTCGCGCTTAATATCTTCTGGGTCGAATTTAGATGCGAGCAGCATGTCGCTCAGAATGTCAATAGCCAAGTCAAGATGACTGTCAATGACTTTGATATAATAACAAGTATATTCTTTGGCGGTAAAGGCGTTAAGCTGGCCGCCTACTGCGTCTACCATTTCAGCGATTTCTTTGGCTGAACGTTGATGGGTACCTTTAAACATTAAGTGTTCAATAAAATGAGAAATACCATGGTTATCATCTTGTTCATTGCGTGAGCCGGTACCCACCCA is a window of Sporolituus thermophilus DSM 23256 DNA encoding:
- a CDS encoding YlmC/YmxH family sporulation protein produces the protein MRLSELSGKEVINLGDGTRLGIIDECELTFDSKTGRINALILPTRGGLFSFFSDNRSSTIPWHAIKRIGDEVVIVDLNNAIDRLYAGSMRRERYEDEY
- the dapA gene encoding 4-hydroxy-tetrahydrodipicolinate synthase: MKNFGRVLTAMVTPFNDDYSVNYKAAAELAKYLVANGSDGLVVAGSTGESATLSKEEKIKLYATVLEAVGDKATVIAGTGSNDTRASIALTKEAEKLGVHGAMLVGPYYNKPPQEGYYQHFKAIAEETALPLIVYNVPGRTGSNILPATIARLAEIKNIVAVKEASGSLDQVSEIVRITPSDFLVYSGDDSLTLPILAVGGAGIISVASHIVGTRMQEMIAAFFSGNLAKAQAIHLELMPFFKVIFVTTNPIPIKTAVNLIGLNAGPLRLPLVPPTVAEREQIQKAMRDLGVLV
- a CDS encoding deoxyuridine 5'-triphosphate nucleotidohydrolase (catalyzes the formation of dUMP from dUTP), yielding MRQRGFEIVSSYIDKGIVLPRRQTAASAGYDFAAAEDVVAAPQTVTLIPTGLKAYMLPDEYLSIHIRSSLAVKHGLSLINGQGIIDADYYNNPTNEGHIILAVFNHGTQAVQIAKGTRIAQGIFNKYMLVDNDRIAGATRIGGIGSTGT
- a CDS encoding M16 family metallopeptidase gives rise to the protein MYRKTLLDNGIRVISESIPYVKSVTLGIWVGTGSRNEQDDNHGISHFIEHLMFKGTHQRSAKEIAEMVDAVGGQLNAFTAKEYTCYYIKVIDSHLDLAIDILSDMLLASKFDPEDIKREREVVLEEVKMYEDSPDELVHDLHLDHVWPGHPLGRNILGTLSSISRFDQRRVLDYYDDFYRPDNIVVTAAGNLAHDELVELAERYLGHLTGTKRQLILDKPTFTPVSKVCPKETEQVHLCLSAASVPQDAPEIYAVHVLNNILGGGISSRLFQTIREERGLAYSVYSYQTNYSDAGLFTVYAGTRPANAPQVLEIILQNLADLKANGVSDEELVRAKEQLKGNLLLGLESSSSRMSRIGKMEITLGKYITLDEVVEKIDQVTADDLRNIINRLFGSGALSLTTLGPVKEMALPELKI
- a CDS encoding general stress protein, yielding MAPNNTNQQNQGTTNNVVTSYAKTQTTSMQSQAVTQSAVQGQAAKTGTGGQNVKMVIGVFDSHQQAEKAVSELRNQGFSTEEINVVSKERKRQNNTEFVDDDITDGALTGGTLGGIGGLMVGAGALAIPGIGPIVAAGPIAAALSGAVAGGIAGGLIDWGIPAEVSRRYEQHVAEGGILAVIRSDATKVQQAAQVLRQNGARDVESHNAR
- the dapG gene encoding aspartate kinase, which produces MQKFGGTSVASSQVRELVVQKIHSAMEQGFSPVVVVSAMGRKGDHYATDTLIDLARSAYKHIAARELDLIMYCGEIISAVVMTGTLQAAGIDAVMLTGGQAGVITDNNFNNSRILKVDPSRLMGLLRMGKTPVVCGFQGVTVDGEFTTLGRGGSDTTAAALGAALNAEMVEIYTDVDGIMTADPRIVTNAKILDSITYAEVCQLAHQGAKVIHPRAVEIAMQKNIPLVVKSTFSNAPGTLITSTAKGDTQETAVADKVATGVTYLPNIAQIKITLDAATTHNESFKVFKAMADSGISVDLINVHPGQIMFTVMEDVAEKAAAKLRSLGYAVEMVGDCAKVSVVGGGMREVPGVMASFVEALSRNNIPILQTVDSHTSISVLVKKADVNKAVVALHEKFGLAN
- a CDS encoding aspartate-semialdehyde dehydrogenase, which produces MKYNVAILGATGAVGQEFIKLIEERKFPVGKLKLLASERSAGKQMQVLGETYTVEEAKAESFKDVQIALFAGGPASKVFAPEAVKAGAVVIDNSSTFRMDPDVPLVVPEVNPEAIKNHRGIIANPNCSTIIMAMALKPIYDRVKIKRVVVSTYQAVSGAGKEAIDELTDQVKAIMEDRPVEARILPSASLPKHYQIAFNLIPQIDVFVEDGYTKEEMKMVHETHKIFNDYSIAITATTVRVPVYRSHSEAINLELAGPLSVEEARSALAAFPGVIVQDDPAEMLYPMPLYTSNRDEVFVGRLRPDKSVTYGLNMWVVGDQIRKGAALNALQIAEYMIDHKLV
- the dapB gene encoding 4-hydroxy-tetrahydrodipicolinate reductase, with translation MIRVMVCGAYGKMGREVLKAVHRDEQLSIVGAVDIKSNFDDVGELIGAGKIGVTVGNDLQTVINETKPQVMVDFTNPDTVMNNIRIAIKNGVCPVVGTTGLSEADVSEVRELCKQSRVNAIISPNFSVGAVLMMQLAQEAAKYFPHVEIIELHHDQKLDAPSGTALRTAELIMQNRGSMHQGHPAEVEKLAGSRGGNFEGIRIHSVRLPGYVAHQEVIFGGLGQTLTIRHDSISRESFMPGVLLACKRVLTVDGLVYGLENIMK